From the Streptomyces syringium genome, one window contains:
- a CDS encoding PAS domain-containing protein: MTRRAGHADASSRGYLVTAPHPSGPARRGTRTGDGAAADSDDSGLLAALLDGMDAALCAFDAAGTVTHWNREAERILGWSAEEAVGRHGLAGWAVRAADAEEVTARLLGVMETPGRQVHEFALLTKDGGRVLVRIQTSAVPGPDGRPAGAYCAFSEVHTQIDLERSIALSEGLFGDASWGVVLVDADLRPALANAHAARALRTGRTALLGRPLGDLLDQGVEELEGALQHVLAAGAPPAPTDLWVTLRDATGAASERRCWRSGFLRLASPLAEEPVPLGVAWLFLDVTKTRLAEQESARLRFRGNQLHRAGRAVAECEDPMEGAALYMDFALAGFADHAVIDLLPAPVAAPEGPVRLLRAAATPAGAPGPCPVAALSGLPVPYADGHPALQAVERCGSVRAGSDRTDNWAPARKWPDGTEHALATVLRSRGRTLGAVTFLRGPSRRPFDRADATYAEDVASRVAASIDLAVTAEAAAKAEAEAGTVGWCGKPVG, translated from the coding sequence ATGACCCGTCGTGCAGGACATGCAGACGCGTCCAGCAGGGGGTACCTCGTGACCGCTCCACACCCGTCCGGCCCTGCCCGTCGCGGAACCCGCACCGGGGACGGGGCCGCCGCCGACAGCGACGACTCCGGCCTCCTCGCGGCGCTCCTCGACGGTATGGACGCCGCGCTGTGCGCGTTCGACGCGGCCGGCACGGTGACCCACTGGAACCGCGAGGCCGAGCGGATACTGGGCTGGTCGGCCGAGGAGGCCGTCGGGCGGCACGGGCTGGCCGGCTGGGCCGTGCGCGCGGCCGACGCCGAGGAGGTCACCGCGCGGCTGCTCGGCGTGATGGAGACGCCCGGACGGCAGGTGCACGAGTTCGCGCTGCTCACCAAGGACGGCGGCCGGGTCCTCGTCCGCATCCAGACCTCGGCCGTCCCCGGCCCGGACGGCAGGCCGGCGGGCGCGTACTGCGCGTTCAGCGAGGTGCACACGCAGATCGACCTGGAGCGGTCGATCGCACTGAGCGAAGGGCTGTTCGGGGACGCGTCCTGGGGTGTGGTGCTGGTCGACGCGGATCTGCGCCCGGCCCTCGCCAACGCGCACGCCGCGCGGGCGCTGCGCACGGGCCGGACGGCACTCCTCGGCCGGCCGCTGGGCGATCTTCTGGACCAGGGCGTGGAGGAGTTGGAGGGCGCCCTCCAGCACGTGCTGGCCGCCGGTGCCCCGCCCGCGCCCACCGACCTGTGGGTGACGCTGCGGGACGCCACCGGCGCGGCGTCGGAGCGGCGCTGCTGGCGCAGCGGCTTCCTGCGGCTGGCCTCCCCTCTTGCGGAGGAGCCCGTGCCGCTGGGTGTGGCCTGGCTGTTCCTGGACGTGACGAAGACGCGGCTGGCCGAACAGGAGAGCGCGCGGCTGCGGTTCCGGGGCAACCAGCTGCACCGCGCGGGCCGGGCGGTCGCGGAGTGCGAGGACCCGATGGAGGGTGCGGCGCTCTACATGGACTTCGCCCTCGCGGGCTTCGCCGATCACGCCGTGATCGATCTGCTGCCGGCGCCGGTGGCCGCCCCGGAGGGGCCCGTCCGGCTGCTGCGGGCCGCCGCGACGCCCGCCGGGGCGCCGGGACCGTGCCCGGTGGCGGCGCTGAGCGGGCTGCCGGTGCCCTACGCGGACGGCCACCCGGCGTTGCAGGCGGTCGAGCGCTGCGGTTCGGTCCGGGCGGGCTCGGACCGTACGGACAACTGGGCGCCGGCCCGCAAGTGGCCGGACGGCACCGAGCACGCCCTGGCCACGGTGCTGCGCAGCCGGGGCCGCACGCTGGGGGCGGTCACCTTCCTGCGCGGGCCCTCCCGCCGCCCGTTCGACCGGGCGGACGCGACCTACGCGGAGGACGTCGCCTCACGGGTGGCCGCGTCGATCGATCTGGCGGTGACGGCCGAGGCGGCGGCGAAAGCGGAGGCGGAGGCCGGGACGGTCGGCTGGTGCGGGAAGCCCGTCGGCTGA